From the Leifsonia sp. AG29 genome, one window contains:
- a CDS encoding LacI family DNA-binding transcriptional regulator codes for MFTPQVVKAPTSADVALAAGVSRATVSFVLNNKPNARVSEDTRRRVLEAARLLGYTPNTAARSLASGEAVAGLLVAASSRDHGATVARAFDLLLARSVDDGIDAVRHADVDATGPEAARLWAKLRPEAVLAEASRCDEVATEVLRLAGVRALIVHGTEPVDYAPTLVVPQRAFGAAAAQHLIELGHRTLVYLAPADPSRSASDERLAGAQAVAASAAATVAVTHAAASARTLRDWAHAWRYEPARPTGVVAYDDGLAMAAVRALADAGLRVPGDISVIGADDHPASADFLPRLSTVTFDPEALATTLLDAVARMRAGERVERLDAPPIRVIGRESTVRAS; via the coding sequence ATGTTCACCCCGCAGGTCGTCAAGGCACCGACGAGCGCCGACGTGGCCCTCGCAGCCGGCGTCTCGCGCGCCACGGTCTCCTTCGTCCTGAACAACAAGCCGAACGCCCGCGTCTCGGAGGACACCCGCCGCCGGGTGCTCGAGGCCGCCCGGCTCCTGGGGTACACACCCAACACCGCCGCGCGGTCGCTGGCGAGCGGGGAGGCGGTGGCCGGCCTCCTCGTGGCAGCCTCATCCCGGGACCACGGCGCGACGGTGGCCCGCGCCTTCGACCTCCTGCTCGCCCGGTCCGTCGACGACGGCATCGACGCCGTCCGGCACGCCGACGTCGACGCGACGGGCCCCGAGGCCGCCCGTCTCTGGGCCAAGCTGCGCCCGGAGGCTGTGCTCGCCGAGGCCTCCCGGTGCGACGAGGTCGCGACCGAGGTGCTGCGCCTTGCGGGCGTGCGGGCGCTCATCGTGCACGGAACCGAGCCGGTCGACTACGCGCCGACGCTGGTGGTCCCGCAGCGCGCCTTCGGTGCCGCCGCCGCGCAGCACCTGATCGAGCTCGGCCACCGCACCTTGGTCTACCTCGCGCCGGCGGATCCCTCCCGCAGCGCCTCGGACGAGCGGCTCGCCGGCGCTCAGGCGGTCGCGGCCTCGGCGGCCGCGACGGTCGCCGTCACGCACGCGGCAGCGTCCGCTCGGACGCTCCGCGACTGGGCCCACGCGTGGCGCTACGAACCGGCCCGACCGACCGGGGTCGTGGCCTATGACGACGGTCTCGCGATGGCGGCAGTGCGCGCCCTCGCCGACGCAGGCCTCCGTGTCCCGGGCGACATCTCCGTGATCGGAGCCGACGACCATCCGGCGTCGGCCGACTTCCTCCCGCGGCTCAGCACGGTGACCTTCGACCCGGAGGCGCTGGCGACGACGCTGCTCGACGCGGTCGCGCGCATGCGCGCCGGGGAGCGCGTCGAGCGACTGGACGCACCCCCAATCCGGGTGATCGGCAGGGAATCGACGGTGCGCGCCTCCTAG
- a CDS encoding alpha/beta hydrolase, producing the protein MAPLVWLSTALAVVCAYPAWRFVRRAVRFRAGRSVRAVVVSQMVALGLLAVLGVTAPRPDLAGPGWAAIGLAATLLPLAIGDALQSGGGARSGDTVRRRPFVVRAAIAVVAGALTASIAVIGAAPAFASVEVAGRRIPVDEKTLADGYQLTVPIPPTASGFASRDAHLFVPPGWIADPSTARPIVTMMMGQPGRPTLGATLDALHSLGAGPLDDAPFVLVVDQLGSESANPPCSDTPAGKLETFLSKDVPAWIRSELPVSPARADWAIAGYSHGGECAAYLAASHPAVWGNVIDISGPDRPGEYRSDRTRDRYYAGSESAYERVWPQNVLASRSYAGTPIRAVFVAGGEDDHFRPQVEATATAAEKAGWKVTYWAVPGQSHSGATVTLGLETAYNQLIPGWLASGAIRPAADRPLCQADQDARACGITQIATVAGMTAIGDFTALAVFLVVGLLVFFSALRSRPGAVRPGAVTPPTPRSD; encoded by the coding sequence GTGGCCCCCCTGGTCTGGCTCAGCACGGCGCTCGCCGTCGTGTGCGCGTACCCGGCCTGGCGCTTCGTGCGCCGTGCCGTGCGGTTCCGCGCCGGACGGAGCGTGCGAGCCGTCGTCGTGTCGCAGATGGTCGCCCTCGGCCTCCTCGCCGTGCTCGGCGTCACGGCACCCCGGCCGGACCTCGCCGGTCCCGGCTGGGCGGCGATCGGGCTGGCCGCGACGCTCCTCCCGCTGGCCATCGGGGACGCACTCCAGAGCGGAGGCGGCGCGCGAAGCGGGGACACCGTGCGGCGCCGGCCCTTCGTGGTGAGGGCGGCGATCGCCGTCGTCGCCGGGGCGCTCACCGCCTCCATCGCCGTGATCGGCGCCGCACCGGCGTTCGCATCCGTCGAGGTCGCAGGAAGGCGCATCCCCGTCGACGAGAAGACCCTGGCCGACGGCTACCAGCTCACCGTGCCGATCCCGCCGACGGCTTCCGGGTTCGCCTCGCGCGACGCCCACCTGTTCGTCCCTCCCGGCTGGATCGCGGACCCGTCGACGGCCCGGCCGATCGTGACGATGATGATGGGCCAGCCGGGGCGCCCCACCCTCGGGGCAACTCTCGACGCCCTCCACTCCCTCGGCGCCGGGCCCCTCGACGACGCGCCCTTCGTGCTCGTCGTCGACCAGCTGGGGTCGGAGAGCGCCAACCCGCCCTGCAGCGACACGCCGGCCGGCAAGCTCGAGACCTTCCTGTCGAAAGACGTGCCCGCCTGGATCCGCTCCGAGCTGCCGGTGTCGCCGGCGCGGGCCGACTGGGCGATCGCGGGCTACTCCCACGGCGGCGAGTGCGCCGCCTACCTCGCGGCCTCCCACCCGGCCGTCTGGGGGAACGTCATCGACATCTCCGGCCCCGACAGACCCGGCGAGTACCGTTCCGACCGCACGCGCGATCGCTACTACGCAGGCAGCGAGAGCGCCTACGAGAGGGTCTGGCCGCAGAACGTGCTCGCCTCCCGGTCGTACGCCGGGACCCCGATACGCGCCGTCTTCGTCGCGGGCGGCGAGGACGACCACTTCCGGCCCCAGGTGGAGGCGACCGCCACAGCGGCAGAGAAGGCCGGCTGGAAGGTCACCTACTGGGCCGTCCCCGGTCAGAGCCACTCGGGGGCGACCGTGACACTCGGGCTCGAGACCGCCTACAACCAGCTGATCCCGGGCTGGCTGGCGAGCGGGGCGATCCGGCCGGCCGCGGATCGCCCGCTGTGCCAGGCCGACCAGGACGCCCGGGCCTGCGGCATCACGCAGATCGCGACGGTGGCGGGGATGACCGCGATCGGCGACTTCACCGCGCTGGCGGTCTTCCTCGTCGTGGGACTGCTCGTGTTCTTCTCCGCGCTGCGCTCGAGGCCCGGGGCCGTCAGGCCCGGGGCCGTCACGCCTCCGACGCCCCGGTCTGATTGA
- a CDS encoding TMEM175 family protein, translating into MSKTRLEAFSDGVLAVAITLLVLDLHVDPGKGGSLLAQLGAAWPSFVAYVVSFLVIGVIWVNHHSIFRFAVTIDRLLLFWNLMLLMFVTTIPFTTSTLAGALADGDASDVRVAAVLYGGATTGFAVAFTFVWGRITLDLLRSGAMGAPERKRSMLRFSAGTVLYPILTLVGVLYAPAMLAGFALVSVYYLFNQTGASEA; encoded by the coding sequence ATGTCGAAGACGAGGCTGGAGGCGTTCAGCGACGGGGTGCTGGCGGTGGCGATCACGCTGCTCGTGCTCGATCTGCACGTGGACCCGGGGAAGGGCGGGAGCCTCCTGGCGCAGCTGGGTGCGGCGTGGCCGTCGTTCGTCGCCTACGTGGTGAGCTTCCTCGTCATCGGCGTGATCTGGGTCAACCACCACTCGATCTTCCGGTTCGCGGTGACCATCGACCGGCTGCTGCTGTTCTGGAACCTCATGCTGCTCATGTTCGTGACCACCATCCCGTTCACGACGTCGACGCTCGCGGGGGCGCTCGCGGATGGCGATGCGTCGGATGTGCGCGTCGCCGCGGTGCTCTACGGCGGTGCGACCACCGGTTTCGCGGTCGCGTTCACCTTCGTCTGGGGCCGGATCACCCTGGACCTCTTGCGCTCCGGGGCGATGGGGGCGCCGGAGCGGAAGCGTTCGATGCTCCGCTTCAGCGCCGGCACCGTGCTGTACCCGATCCTGACGCTCGTCGGTGTGCTGTATGCGCCGGCCATGCTGGCAGGGTTCGCGCTCGTGAGCGTCTACTACCTGTTCAATCAGACCGGGGCGTCGGAGGCGTGA
- a CDS encoding YdeI/OmpD-associated family protein codes for MAELERITVTDRRQLRDWLEANAAESPGVWLVYPKGAGRSLHYDDIVEEALCVGWVDSLPRKLDDQYSMLRLNPRSPRSSWSKKNKERVESLRARGLMRPAGEAAVEVAVANGTWSRLDEVEQLAEPDDLAAALDADADARTNWDAFPRSARRAILEWLLSAKTDATRQKRIATTVSEAHENRRANQWRQPVTASRAPTNASTQRSISPEV; via the coding sequence ATGGCGGAGCTCGAGCGGATCACGGTGACCGACCGGCGGCAGCTGCGGGACTGGCTGGAGGCGAACGCCGCCGAGTCGCCCGGCGTGTGGCTGGTGTACCCGAAGGGGGCCGGACGCAGCCTCCACTACGACGACATCGTGGAGGAGGCGCTGTGCGTCGGCTGGGTGGACAGCCTCCCCCGCAAGCTCGACGACCAGTACTCGATGCTGCGGCTGAACCCGCGGAGCCCCCGGAGCAGCTGGTCGAAGAAGAACAAGGAGCGGGTCGAGTCGCTCCGCGCCCGGGGGCTCATGCGCCCCGCGGGTGAGGCCGCGGTGGAGGTCGCCGTCGCGAACGGCACCTGGTCCCGGCTCGACGAGGTGGAGCAGCTCGCCGAGCCGGACGACCTCGCAGCCGCCCTCGACGCCGACGCCGACGCGCGCACCAACTGGGACGCCTTCCCTCGGTCCGCACGCCGCGCGATCCTCGAGTGGCTGCTCTCGGCGAAGACCGACGCGACCCGCCAGAAGCGCATCGCGACCACGGTCTCGGAGGCGCACGAGAACCGGCGCGCCAACCAGTGGCGTCAGCCGGTCACGGCCTCCCGGGCCCCGACGAACGCCTCCACGCAGCGCTCGATCTCACCGGAGGTGTGA
- a CDS encoding glycine C-acetyltransferase, with translation MYGSFREHVAAQLTEIEEAGLTKRERSIHGPQAAEIVADGAEVLNFCANNYLGLADHPVLREAAKKALDDWGYGMASVRFICGTQEQHLKLERRVSRFLGTEATILFSSCFDANGGVFETLFGAEDAIVSDELNHASIIDGIRLSKAKRFRYRNRDMADLRAQLEAAREAEARFTVIVTDGVFSMDGYIAPLEQICDLADEFGALVFVDDSHAVGFVGEHGRGTPELCEVADRVDIYTGTFGKALGGASGGYVSSRREIVDLLRQRSRPYLFSNTLAPSIVAGTLAALDLLEQSDQLRAQLVENAALFRRLMTEAGFDLLPGKHPIVPVMFGDAALTARIADEMQKRGVYVTAFSYPVVPKGRARIRVQLSAAHTSGEIERCVEAFVGAREAVTG, from the coding sequence ATGTACGGGAGTTTCCGCGAGCACGTCGCCGCGCAGCTGACGGAGATCGAGGAGGCGGGGCTCACCAAGCGCGAGCGCAGCATCCACGGGCCGCAGGCCGCCGAGATCGTCGCCGACGGCGCCGAGGTGCTGAACTTCTGCGCCAACAACTACCTCGGCCTCGCCGACCACCCGGTCCTGCGGGAGGCCGCGAAGAAGGCGCTCGACGACTGGGGCTACGGCATGGCGAGCGTGCGCTTCATCTGCGGCACGCAGGAGCAGCACCTCAAGCTGGAGCGCCGCGTCTCGCGCTTCCTCGGCACGGAGGCGACGATCCTGTTCTCCTCCTGCTTCGACGCCAACGGCGGCGTGTTCGAGACGCTGTTCGGCGCGGAGGACGCGATCGTCTCCGATGAGCTGAACCACGCCTCCATCATCGACGGCATCCGGCTGTCGAAGGCGAAGAGGTTCCGCTACAGGAACCGCGACATGGCCGACCTGCGCGCCCAGCTCGAGGCGGCCCGGGAGGCGGAGGCCCGGTTCACGGTGATCGTCACCGACGGCGTCTTCTCGATGGACGGCTACATCGCTCCGCTCGAGCAGATCTGCGACCTGGCCGACGAGTTCGGCGCCCTGGTGTTCGTGGACGACTCGCACGCGGTCGGCTTCGTCGGAGAGCACGGTCGTGGCACGCCCGAGCTCTGCGAGGTCGCCGATCGGGTGGACATCTACACGGGGACGTTCGGCAAGGCCCTCGGCGGCGCCTCCGGCGGGTACGTCTCCTCGCGCCGCGAGATCGTCGATCTGCTGCGCCAGCGGTCGCGTCCGTACCTGTTCTCGAACACGCTGGCCCCCTCCATCGTGGCCGGAACGCTCGCCGCCCTCGATCTGCTGGAGCAGTCCGATCAGCTCCGCGCGCAGCTCGTCGAGAACGCCGCGCTGTTCCGGCGCCTGATGACCGAGGCTGGGTTCGACCTCCTGCCGGGCAAGCACCCGATCGTGCCGGTCATGTTCGGCGACGCGGCACTGACGGCCCGCATCGCCGACGAGATGCAGAAGCGCGGGGTCTACGTGACCGCCTTCTCGTACCCGGTGGTGCCGAAGGGCCGGGCGCGCATCCGCGTCCAGCTGTCGGCCGCTCACACCTCCGGTGAGATCGAGCGCTGCGTGGAGGCGTTCGTCGGGGCCCGGGAGGCCGTGACCGGCTGA
- the tdh gene encoding L-threonine 3-dehydrogenase: MKALFKSEAGPGLSLVDVPEPQIGPEDVRIRVLRTGICGTDLHIERWDDWAASAVAAPLIPGHEFYGEVVEVGDMVHDVEVGDRVSGEGHIVCGTCRNCRAGRRQMCIRTKGVGVQRDGAFAEYLVLPATNVWVHHTGIEPEVGALFDPLGNAVHTALAFPVVGEDVLVTGCGPIGLMAIAVARHVGARYIVGTDISEHRLELARGMGADFTVDVSKHDIREAQRRLGMREGFDVGFEMSGAPTALPSMIENMNHGGRIAMLGLPSQKIAIDWGIVVTHMLTLKGIYGREMFETWNAMGAMLQTSKPLHDAIASIVSDRFPARDWQKGFAAAEAAGGGKVILDWTEV, from the coding sequence ATGAAGGCCCTGTTCAAGAGCGAAGCCGGTCCCGGCCTGTCGCTGGTCGATGTCCCGGAACCGCAGATCGGTCCGGAGGACGTGAGGATCCGGGTGCTCCGCACGGGCATCTGCGGCACCGACCTGCACATCGAGCGCTGGGACGACTGGGCCGCTTCCGCCGTGGCCGCTCCGCTCATCCCGGGTCACGAGTTCTACGGCGAGGTCGTCGAGGTCGGCGACATGGTGCACGACGTGGAGGTGGGCGACCGCGTCTCGGGCGAGGGCCACATCGTCTGCGGCACGTGCCGCAACTGCCGTGCCGGCCGCCGCCAGATGTGCATCCGCACGAAGGGCGTCGGGGTGCAGCGCGACGGGGCGTTCGCCGAGTACCTCGTGCTGCCCGCGACGAACGTGTGGGTGCACCACACCGGCATCGAGCCGGAGGTGGGCGCGCTGTTCGACCCGCTGGGCAACGCCGTGCACACCGCCCTCGCCTTCCCGGTCGTCGGCGAGGACGTCCTCGTCACCGGGTGCGGCCCGATCGGACTCATGGCGATCGCCGTGGCCCGGCACGTCGGCGCCCGCTACATCGTCGGCACCGACATCAGCGAGCACCGGCTGGAGCTCGCGCGGGGGATGGGCGCCGACTTCACCGTCGATGTGTCCAAGCACGACATCCGGGAGGCGCAGCGCCGCCTCGGCATGCGCGAGGGCTTCGACGTCGGTTTCGAGATGAGCGGCGCCCCGACGGCGCTGCCCTCGATGATCGAGAACATGAACCACGGCGGCCGGATCGCGATGCTCGGCCTCCCCTCGCAGAAGATCGCGATCGACTGGGGCATCGTCGTCACCCACATGCTGACGCTGAAGGGCATCTACGGCCGCGAGATGTTCGAGACCTGGAACGCGATGGGCGCCATGCTGCAGACCTCGAAGCCGCTGCACGACGCCATCGCCTCGATCGTGTCCGACCGCTTCCCCGCCCGCGACTGGCAGAAGGGGTTCGCCGCCGCGGAGGCCGCGGGCGGCGGAAAGGTCATCCTCGACTGGACGGAGGTCTGA
- a CDS encoding cysteine hydrolase family protein has product MKRALIVIDVQNEYVTGNLKICFPDLMTSIPNIEVAWDAADDHGLPIVLVQHLEAAGAPVFAHGSEGAALHSSVADRSRAHLVTKNGVSAFAGTDLEQWLRGAGIDTVAIAGYMTQHCCAGTARDASALGFTVEFLSDATGTLDLVNEAGAISADALHRSVLVTMQSEFAAVATTEEWTLAVEAGDSLPVSNLWDSTGHARVPGKHEELHKLMREVRAGIDRDIAAEEARNIENTLYVGQGVSSL; this is encoded by the coding sequence ATGAAGCGCGCACTCATCGTGATCGACGTGCAGAACGAGTACGTCACCGGCAATCTCAAGATCTGCTTCCCCGACCTGATGACCTCCATCCCGAACATCGAGGTGGCCTGGGACGCCGCCGACGACCACGGCCTCCCGATCGTCCTCGTCCAGCATCTGGAGGCGGCGGGGGCGCCGGTCTTCGCTCACGGTTCGGAGGGAGCGGCCCTGCACTCCTCCGTGGCCGACCGCAGCCGGGCGCACCTCGTCACGAAGAACGGCGTCTCGGCGTTCGCCGGCACCGACCTCGAGCAGTGGCTGCGAGGCGCCGGCATCGACACGGTCGCCATCGCCGGGTACATGACCCAGCACTGCTGCGCGGGCACCGCCCGGGACGCGTCCGCCCTGGGATTCACGGTCGAGTTCCTGTCGGACGCCACCGGCACCCTCGACCTCGTCAACGAGGCGGGCGCCATCTCGGCCGACGCGCTCCACCGCAGCGTGCTCGTCACGATGCAGTCCGAGTTCGCCGCCGTCGCCACCACCGAGGAGTGGACGCTCGCCGTCGAAGCCGGCGACAGCCTCCCCGTCTCGAACCTGTGGGACAGCACCGGCCACGCGCGCGTCCCGGGCAAGCACGAAGAGCTGCACAAGCTAATGCGGGAGGTGCGGGCCGGCATCGACCGCGACATCGCCGCGGAGGAGGCGCGCAACATCGAGAACACCCTGTACGTCGGGCAGGGGGTGTCGTCGCTCTAG